The following proteins come from a genomic window of Eleginops maclovinus isolate JMC-PN-2008 ecotype Puerto Natales chromosome 8, JC_Emac_rtc_rv5, whole genome shotgun sequence:
- the LOC134868107 gene encoding alpha-(1,3)-fucosyltransferase 7 produces the protein MGRYNTKKTGLRSMKKYFFFLSFLFVLPLCLLHGWQRRFQVQTAINPSSFRNLTILLWHWPNGRSLSLKGDVCWDLYRIPHCRLVDQRSLFPSADVVVFHNTELARQKLPIDLPRPQGQRWAWMSLEAPLHNGNLHQYANVFNMTISFRRNADVTVPYGELLPKEAEGHLVADVPLNKSLLACWVVSNYRRHHKRSKVYQELKAVVPVKIYGRYTKKPLVPKSLLPTISHCFFYLAFENSITKDYITEKLWRNAYQGGAVPVVLGPPLGDYKSVAPPNSFIHVDEFSSVKDLGKYLQQLAEDKKRYSEYFAWKRQWNVKLYKDWRERLCKICLQYNNLPTEKVYPNLEAWVNDNNN, from the exons ATG GGACGTTATAACACTAAGAAGACTGGACTCAGATCAATGAAGAAgtacttcttcttcctctcctttctctttgttttaccTCTGTGTCTTCTCCATGGATGGCAGAGAAGATTTCAGGTCCAGACGGCTATAAATCCGTCCAGCTTCCGCAACCTCACCATCCTGCTGTGGCATTGGCCCAATGGCAGGTCGTTATCCCTGAAGGGAGACGTGTGCTGGGATCTCTACCGCATCCCTCACTGTAGACTGGTGGACCAGCGCTCCTTGTTCCCCTCTGCTGATGTGGTGGTGTTCCACAACACAGAACTGGCACGCCAAAAGCTGCCAATTGACCTTCCACGGCCACAGGGCCAGAGGTGGGCCTGGATGTCCCTGGAAGCCCCTCTTCACAATGGAAACTTGCATCAGTATGCAAATGTCTTTAACATGACCATCAGCTTTAGGAGAAATGCTGATGTCACTGTACCATACGGCGAGCTGTTACCAAAGGAGGCTGAAGGACATTTGGTGGCTGATGTCCCTCTTAATAAGAGCCTTTTGGCATGTTGGGTGGTCAGCAACTACAGGCGCCACCACAAGAGAAGCAAAGTGTACCAAGAGCTCAAGGCAGTAGTTCCTGTGAAGATTTACGGCCGTTATACCAAGAAACCTCTTGTCCCTAAATCTCTACTACCTACAATCTCTCACTGCTTCTTCTACTTGGCTTTTGAGAACTCAATCACCAAAGATTACATTACAGAAAAATTGTGGAGGAATGCTTACCAAGGTGGGGCGGTGCCTGTGGTCCTGGGACCGCCATTAGGCGACTACAAATCTGTGGCTCCACCTAATTCTTTCATCCATGTTGATGAGTTCTCATCAGTCAAGGACTTAGGAAAGTATCTACAACAGCTTGCAGAGGACAAGAAACGCTACAGTGAATATTTTGCTTGGAAACGTCAGTGGAACGTAAAGTTGTACAAAGACTGGAGGGAGAGACTGTGTAAGATCTGCTTACAGTACAACAATTTACCTACGGAGAAAGTTTACCCCAACCTAGAAGCCTGGgtaaatgataataacaattGA
- the pou5f3 gene encoding POU domain, class 5, transcription factor 1, which yields MSDRSQSPESQIRPYDFSRASHCGQLLGADSLSSGGPFQLPHGVLTDPSLLYNKSAYSGITSASAQTFFPFPTVSGDYRGSDLQAGEFGQTKHWYPFAAPEYTGQVPGATTATQPLNLSPPIAETRELIKLPAIKTEKDSGDDYSTEVKIQQYPTAASAAMSHGVFYSPAWNPSFWPGINHITPPGSNNQNPSTSSASSPSMSPSPPSNGLPENAFFSVNTTQAAPGPQTQNPASSTRSSGSSSGGCSDSEEENLSTEELEQFAKELKHKRITLGFTQADVGLALGNLYGKMFSQTTICRFEALQLSFKNMCKLKPLLQRWLNEAETSDNPQDMYKIERVFVDTRKRKRRTSLEGAVRSALETYFVKCPKPNTQEITHISDDLGLERDVVRVWFCNRRQKGKRLVVPLDEECDGQYYEQSPSPLSMAHSPIPSQGYPVSSYQLGGGPPPTLYMPQLHRPDLLKQGLHHGLVSHLTG from the exons ATGTCTGACAGATCGCAGAGTCCAGAAAGCCAAATCCGTCCGTATGACTTCAGCCGGGCCAGCCATTGCGGGCAGCTGTTGGGTGCTGATAGTTTGAGCAGCGGTGGTCCATTCCAGCTTCCCCACGGTGTCCTGACAGACCCGAGTCTCCTCTACAATAAATCCGCCTACAGTGGCATCACATCGGCATCTGCGCAGACCTTTTTCCCTTTCCCAACCGTCAGTGGGGACTACAGGGGTTCTGACCTGCAGGCTGGAGAATTTGGGCAAACCAAGCACTGGTATCCCTTCGCTGCGCCCGAGTACACCGGCCAGGTACCCGGGGCAACCACGGCGACCCAGCCTTTAAACCTGAGTCCCCCCATAGCCGAGACACGGGAGCTAATTAAACTTCCCGCAATAAAGACTGAGAAGGACAGCGGTGACGATTACTCCACGGAGGTTAAGATTCAGCAGTACCCAACGGCAGCCTCTGCTGCCATGTCCCATGGAGTGTTCTACTCTCCGGCCTGGAACCCCTCCTTCTGGCCCGGGATCAACCACATCACACCGCCCGGCAGCAATAACCAAAATCCTTCAACATCCTCGGCATCTTCACCCTCCATGTCCCCGTCACCCCCAAGCAACGGGCTTCCGGAAAACGCATTTTTCAGCGTGAACACAACCCAGGCTGCCCCTGGGCCGCAGACGCAGAACCCGGCCTCCTCAACGAGAAGCAGCGGGTCCTCAAGCGGTGGATGCAGCGACTCTGAGGAG GAGAATCTTTCAACAGAAGAACTAGAGCAGTTTGCCAAGGAGCTGAAACACAAGCGCATAACTTTGGGTTTTACCCAAGCTGATGTTGGCCTTGCCCTGGGTAACCTTTATG GTAAGATGTTCAGCCAGACCACCATTTGCCGTTTTGAGGCTCTGCAGCTGAGCTTCAAGAACATGTGCAAGCTGAAGCCCCTTCTTCAGAGGTGGCTGAATGAGGCAGAGACCTCGGACAATCCCCAGGAT ATGTACAAGATTGAGCGAGTATTTGTTGACaccaggaagaggaagaggaggaccaGTCTGGAAGGAGCAGTGCGCTCTGCTCTTGAGACTTACTTCGTCAAGTGTCCCAAGCCCAACACCCAGGAGATCACACACATATCAGACGACCTGGGTTTGGAGAGAGAC GTCGTACGCGTGTGGTTCTGCAACcgaagacagaaaggaaagcGCCTGGTTGTGCCACTAGATGAAGAGTGTGATGGCCAGTACTACGAGCAGAGTCCTTCCCCACTGAGCATGGCCCACTCCCCCATTCCCAGCCAAGGCTACCCTGTTTCCAGCTACCAGCTAGGAGGTGGCCCTCCTCCCACACTTTACATGCCCCAGCTACACCGGCCCGACCTCTTGAAACAAGGCCTGCATCACGGACTGGTTAGTCATCTGACTGGATAA